The Episyrphus balteatus chromosome 3, idEpiBalt1.1, whole genome shotgun sequence genome segment TCGCCCAGAAACTGAAGAATTTGTTCGATTGCTCTTGGAGAAGTTCGACAAAGAAAAACCATTCACTTTGCTCGAAGTTGGTTGTGGATGTGGTGCAATTTCACTGGCAATTCTTCATCGAATGAAAAATGCCACATCTGTTGCCTTGGAACGTAGTGCAATTGCAACTAAATTGGCAATTGAAAATGCCAAATTACAAAATCTTGACGATAGATTTACCGCATATCTTCACACTACGACCAAGGAAGCTCTAGTACCTGaagaattgaaaaattctaaatttgattttgttatttCAAATCCACCATATGTAAAGAATAGTGAGTTTCCATTACTTCAACCAGAAGTTAAAGTGTAAGTTgttgtaaaaatatataaaatttgtataaaaaataaatgttttttgtttgtttaaattgaaggtatgaAAACTCAAATGCATTAATTGGAGGACAAGATGGATTGCATGTGGCTAGAAGTGTTTGTGATGTTGCAAGCAATCACTTGGTTACTGGCGGAAAGTTATGGATGGAATTGGGCAGCTCCCATCCACCTCTGGTTCAAACAATTATCAATACCCAATATGAGGGTAGACTTCAGTATTTAAATGGATACAAAGATCAATATAAACAAGAGAGATTCGTTGAAATAGCAAAAGTGTAAGATTTTAATCTTTCTTTTAATAAAGTACCTGTGTAGTTTATTTAGTggtaacatttgaaaaaaaaaagaaaaaaaacaaaataaacaaaataaaaaattctcaaaTCTAAATAAATAGtattaatgtgtttttctttattatttcagCTATGATTTCTCAAGAACTCTTGAAGAAGATCAGCTACAATTTACATATACAAGCTTTTAAGCTTCAATTTCAATtggcaattttaatttaaacttcgtttcattttgtgttttatgtgttttgtaattttattcaCAACCTCACAAACATCACAAAACTTTTATGTTCCTTCATCATcatttattattgtttaaaacaataatttttattcgtgaGTACTTTTAtcatatttgtatttatttatttaaataattttttaatggtataagggattttttttaatttaaaaacaaataacaaaagcTTATAGAATTTATTTGTTGAATATTTCATTTTGTACGTGAATTGCATTAGGTCGtaaaatatatatgttttaACTTGGGCGGTGTGATGATCACAAAAGTGGCATCACGTCAATATAATTTAAATCGATAGGTGTACCTGAGCCGTTTCGAATTTTCAATacattttaaaagtatttttgaagaaattcttCTCTCTCTCTGATAATGTGGCCAAAAACCCAAGGGGAAAAACTTTGgtcgaagaaaattgtgtagtGTAGATGCATTCGTccccgaaaaacaaaaaaggtacaGGACGATGGCCAGTCAGTGCTTAGTCAGTATTCCGTTTTCATTATGAGCAATATTCGACACTAGTTCATGTTGCACTTGTATTTAAGAGGGGCATGGTTATTGGTTATACCTTTTCCACTTCCAATAACATTCAAAgaagccaaaaatttttttttcctttgatggaggtgcattgcaaatacaaatattccagaaaacttttttttctcccaGCGATAAGAGAGacgaaaacataaaataaaaaaaataaaatctttccactgactaaaatcgaaaaaaaaaccacggATTACGAAACtagaaaaaatttctactacGACTAAAGCCATGATACTATTGAGGGGCAATGCCCtaccttaaattttaaatgccctaccttaaaaatgccctaccttgAAAAATGCCCTACATCCAAAAATGCCCTACCATCAGAAATGCCTTACCTTCAAAAATGAACTACCTTCAAAAATACCCTTATAAAAATGCAGTTCCCTCAAAAATGatcaaactttaaaaattccctTAATTAAAAATGCCCTACCCGAACTATGAAAATGTCCTTCTTACAAAAAACGCTTTAGCTTTTAAAATGCGCTAACTTCAAtaatagcccagtcattttagtcatttttaagcccaatctgcggaaaaattcctactgggctgaattttggtatacagcttaatgacggctttgttatgaagatgtgaaaaatcgacattgatatcgtgtccgcgttaagagttataggggtcaaaaggtcacaaaaactggtttttcacgattttcaccaaattggtaagtcttatcaaaaaattttcaatgcaagaattgtagaccagattattatatataaaaagtgtcatgacactttttttcctaagacccaccgtttcttaggtataacgattcaaaaagttgaagtttagttgtaatcgtcataatcctattcctgaaaaaaaaactcctaactgaaaagttcctgaaatttcattatttttttagcttgaatttcgttcctcaactgttaagaatatggggaaaccaaaaaaaaaatggaaattttcgccatttttccgattggggcccttctcccgaaaccatttccctgggaatttttgtttagaatatgtctgaaaatatacagggtgtgcaatagagaatggacaaccctaaaacggcttatagctacacttatgattgttctaaaaacagatagaaaaaagttctatcgcaaccagttcataaaatatgaactttttttcgttcagtgtattttaaattttatcatcttatgttttcgttcactacaaccacgaattaatgaattttatttatttcttttttttataattttctacaataattggatgagtacataaacactttaaaaatttcatagctattgcacattttcgtaaaaaaaaatttgaaatctgttttttgatgcaaaatgtaaaaaaagtattttatgaaaaattttaaacacctgtggtataaaataaatctatagaaacctaggtggtcaactttcttaaaaatattctggtataaggagaatatttttaagaaagatggccacctaggtttctatagatttattttataccataggtgtttaaaatttttcataaaatactttttttacattttgcatcaaaaaacagatttcaaatttttttttacgaaaatgtgcaatagctatgaaaattttaaagtgttgatgtactcatccaattattgtagaaaattataaaaaaaagaaataaataaaattcattcattcgtggttgtagtgaacgaaaacataagatgataaaatttaaaatacactgaacgaaaaaaagtccatattttatgaactggttgcgatagaacttttttctatctgtttttagaacaatcataagtgtagctataagccgttttagggttgtccattctgtattgcacaccctgtatattttcagacatattctaaacaaaaattcccagggaaatggtttcgggagaagggccccaatcggaaaaatggcgaaaatttccattttttttttggtttccccatattcttaacagttgaggaacgaaattcaagctaaaaaaataatgaaatttcaggaacttttcagttaggagtttttttttcaggaataggattatgacgattacaactaaacttcaactttttgaatcgttatacctaagaaacggtgggtcttaggaaaaaaagtgtcatgacactttttatatataataatctggtctacaattcttgcattgaaaattttttgataagacttaccattttgctgaaaatcgtgaaaaaccagtttttgtgaccttttgacccctataactcttaacgcggacacgatatcaatgtcgatttttcacatcttcataacaaagccgtcattaagctgtataccaaaattcagcccagtaggaatttttccgcagataaaacctaaaattactggactataagGCTGCACTTAAGAAAATGTTCTTTCTTCAAAAAAGCTCTAGCTTTAAAAATGGCCAACTTTCCTTCAAAATTGATCTTGCTTTAAAAGTTCCCTGCCTCAAAAATGCACTACCTTCAAAATGTAATATTTGTAAAAATGTTCGACCTTCAAAAATGCCCCTCTT includes the following:
- the LOC129915954 gene encoding MTRF1L release factor glutamine methyltransferase; translation: MFKLFKLQTVRQMRTFSTARMVDIRDSLDSWKSKLNEAGVGDIDFNLKCIVAHVIKKNFSTVNKYEDVQMSEDEYKEFERLVECRIARMPLQYILGEWDFMDMTLKMQPTVFIPRPETEEFVRLLLEKFDKEKPFTLLEVGCGCGAISLAILHRMKNATSVALERSAIATKLAIENAKLQNLDDRFTAYLHTTTKEALVPEELKNSKFDFVISNPPYVKNSEFPLLQPEVKVYENSNALIGGQDGLHVARSVCDVASNHLVTGGKLWMELGSSHPPLVQTIINTQYEGRLQYLNGYKDQYKQERFVEIAKVYDFSRTLEEDQLQFTYTSF